A genome region from Streptomyces sp. NBC_01296 includes the following:
- a CDS encoding response regulator, whose product MEETPTTIRVLLADDQALLRSAFKVLVDSEPDMEVVGEASDGAQACALARQTRPDVVLMDIRMPGTDGLAATRMISADPELSAVRVVMLTTFEVDEYVVQSLRAGASGFLGKGAEPEELLNAIRVAAAGEALLSPAATKGLIATFLAQGGGADPGGPAGHAERLAALTVREREVLVHVAAGLSNDEIAGRLEVSPLTVKTHVNRAMAKLGARDRAQLVVIAYESGLVRPRAE is encoded by the coding sequence GTGGAAGAGACGCCGACGACCATCAGGGTGCTGCTCGCCGACGACCAGGCCCTGCTCCGCAGCGCCTTCAAGGTGCTGGTCGACTCCGAGCCCGACATGGAGGTCGTCGGCGAGGCCTCCGACGGCGCCCAGGCCTGCGCGCTGGCCCGGCAGACCCGGCCCGACGTGGTGCTCATGGACATCCGGATGCCCGGCACCGACGGTCTCGCCGCCACCCGCATGATCAGCGCGGACCCCGAACTGTCCGCCGTCCGCGTGGTCATGCTGACGACGTTCGAGGTCGACGAGTACGTCGTCCAGTCCCTGCGGGCCGGCGCCTCCGGGTTCCTCGGCAAGGGCGCCGAGCCCGAGGAACTGCTCAACGCCATCCGCGTCGCCGCCGCCGGGGAGGCCCTGCTGTCCCCGGCCGCCACCAAAGGGCTCATCGCCACCTTCCTCGCCCAGGGCGGCGGCGCCGACCCCGGCGGCCCCGCCGGGCACGCCGAACGGCTCGCCGCGCTGACCGTCCGGGAGCGCGAGGTCCTCGTCCACGTCGCCGCGGGCCTGTCCAACGACGAGATCGCCGGCCGGCTCGAGGTCAGCCCGCTCACCGTCAAGACCCATGTGAACCGGGCCATGGCCAAGCTCGGCGCCCGCGACCGGGCCCAATTGGTGGTCATCGCCTACGAATCGGGACTGGTCCGGCCCCGGGCGGAGTAG
- a CDS encoding carbohydrate kinase family protein, translating to MRIAITGSIATDHLMTFPGRFADQLVADQLHTVSLSFLVDNLDVRRGGVGPNICFGMGQLGTRPILVGAAGYDFDEYRAWLDRHGVDTDSVRISEVLHTARFVCTTDADHNQIGSFYTGAMSEARLIELKAVADRVGGLDLVLIGADDPEAMLRHTEECRTRGIPFAADFSQQIARMDGDNIRTLMEGATYLFSNEYEKGLIESKSGWSDEEILAKVGTRVTTLGSRGVRIERVGEEPIVVGCPEETAKIDPTGVGDAFRAGFLTGLGWGVGLERAAQVGCMLATLVIETLGTQEYTLARAHFMERFTKAYGEPAASEVRAHLAA from the coding sequence GTGCGTATCGCCATCACCGGCTCCATCGCCACCGACCACCTCATGACCTTCCCCGGCCGCTTCGCCGACCAGCTCGTCGCGGACCAGCTGCACACGGTCTCCCTCTCCTTCCTCGTCGACAACCTCGACGTACGGCGGGGCGGTGTCGGCCCGAACATCTGCTTCGGCATGGGCCAGCTCGGCACCCGCCCGATCCTGGTCGGCGCGGCCGGGTACGACTTCGACGAGTACCGCGCGTGGCTGGACCGGCACGGCGTCGACACCGACTCCGTGCGGATCTCCGAGGTCCTGCACACCGCGCGCTTCGTGTGCACCACGGACGCCGACCACAACCAGATCGGCTCCTTCTACACGGGCGCGATGAGCGAGGCCCGCCTGATCGAGCTGAAGGCGGTCGCGGACCGGGTGGGCGGGCTCGACCTGGTCCTCATCGGCGCCGACGACCCCGAGGCGATGCTGCGCCACACGGAGGAGTGCCGCACGCGCGGGATCCCCTTCGCCGCGGACTTCTCGCAGCAGATCGCCCGCATGGACGGCGACAACATCCGCACCCTGATGGAGGGCGCGACGTACCTGTTCTCGAACGAGTACGAGAAGGGCCTCATCGAGTCGAAGTCCGGCTGGTCGGACGAGGAGATCCTCGCCAAGGTCGGCACCCGGGTGACGACGCTGGGCTCGCGGGGCGTGCGGATCGAGCGGGTCGGCGAGGAGCCGATCGTGGTCGGCTGCCCCGAGGAGACGGCGAAGATCGACCCGACGGGCGTCGGCGACGCGTTCCGCGCCGGATTCCTGACCGGTCTGGGCTGGGGCGTGGGGCTGGAGCGGGCCGCGCAGGTCGGCTGCATGCTGGCCACGCTCGTGATCGAGACGCTGGGCACCCAGGAGTACACGCTGGCGCGTGCGCACTTCATGGAGCGCTTCACGAAGGCCTACGGCGAGCCCGCCGCTTCGGAGGTCCGCGCCCACCTGGCCGCGTAG
- a CDS encoding DUF3043 domain-containing protein has protein sequence MGFVFGSRSSKEEKAAATDKVTADLSQPRDPQAPKGRPTPKRAVAQSQRKAVVASTGNRKEDAKRARERRREEMAKQREALANGDQRYLPARDKGPVRKFVRDFVDSRFSVAEMFLPLAVIILVLSMVRVPSIQNIALLLWLAVIALIILDSIGLGLRLRKALAERFPDEPRRGAIAYGLMRTLQMRRLRLPKPQVKRGERP, from the coding sequence TTGGGTTTTGTGTTTGGTAGCCGTTCCTCCAAGGAAGAGAAGGCCGCAGCCACCGACAAGGTGACCGCCGACCTCTCGCAGCCCCGTGACCCGCAGGCCCCGAAGGGCCGCCCGACGCCGAAGCGTGCTGTGGCCCAGTCGCAGCGCAAGGCCGTCGTGGCATCGACCGGCAATCGCAAGGAGGATGCAAAGCGCGCCCGCGAGCGCCGTCGCGAAGAGATGGCCAAGCAGCGCGAGGCCCTCGCCAACGGCGACCAGCGCTATCTGCCGGCCCGCGACAAGGGTCCCGTGCGCAAGTTCGTCCGCGACTTCGTGGACTCCCGCTTCTCCGTCGCCGAAATGTTCCTGCCGCTGGCAGTGATCATCCTGGTGCTGAGCATGGTGCGGGTGCCGTCGATCCAGAACATCGCGCTGCTGCTGTGGCTGGCCGTGATCGCCCTGATCATCCTCGACTCCATCGGCCTGGGCTTGCGGCTGCGCAAGGCCCTGGCCGAGCGCTTCCCCGACGAGCCGCGCCGCGGCGCGATCGCGTACGGCCTGATGCGCACCCTCCAGATGCGCCGGCTGCGCCTGCCGAAGCCGCAGGTCAAGCGCGGGGAACGGCCCTGA
- the erpA gene encoding iron-sulfur cluster insertion protein ErpA, giving the protein MSVQDDKTTVSDGILLSDAAAEKVRTLLEQEGREDLALRVAVQPGGCSGLRYQLFFDERSLDGDVVKDFDGVKVVTDRMSSPYLHGASIDFVDTIEKQGFTIDNPNATGSCACGDSFS; this is encoded by the coding sequence ATGTCCGTACAGGACGACAAGACCACTGTGAGCGACGGCATCCTCCTGTCCGACGCCGCCGCCGAGAAGGTCAGGACCCTGCTGGAGCAGGAAGGCCGCGAGGACCTGGCGCTTCGCGTCGCCGTCCAGCCCGGCGGCTGCTCCGGCCTGCGCTACCAGCTCTTCTTCGACGAGCGCTCCCTCGACGGTGACGTCGTCAAGGACTTCGACGGTGTGAAGGTCGTCACGGACCGGATGAGCTCCCCGTACCTGCACGGCGCCTCGATCGACTTCGTCGACACCATCGAGAAGCAGGGCTTCACGATCGACAACCCCAACGCCACCGGCTCCTGCGCCTGCGGCGACTCGTTCAGCTAA
- a CDS encoding PspA/IM30 family protein: MSGVMKRMGMIFRAKANKALDRAEDPRETLDYSYQKQLELLQKVRRGVADVATSRKRLELQLNQLQGQSAKLEDQGRKALALGREDLAREALSRRASLQQQVSDLEVQHQTLQGEEEKLTLAAQRLQAKVDAFRTKKETIKATYTAAQAQTRIAESFSGISEEMSDVGLAIQRAEDKTAQLQARAGAIDELLASGALDDQSGLGSKDDIQAELDRLSGGTDVELELQRMKAELAGGPSAQQQAIEGGAQGSAQQPQTQHRFDKQ; encoded by the coding sequence ATGAGCGGTGTCATGAAGCGTATGGGGATGATCTTCCGCGCGAAGGCGAACAAGGCCCTGGACCGGGCCGAGGACCCGCGCGAGACCCTCGACTACTCGTACCAGAAGCAGCTGGAGCTGCTTCAGAAGGTGCGCCGCGGCGTCGCCGACGTGGCGACCTCCCGCAAGCGCCTGGAACTGCAGCTGAACCAGCTCCAGGGCCAGTCCGCCAAGCTCGAGGACCAGGGTCGCAAGGCCCTCGCCCTGGGCCGCGAGGACCTGGCCCGCGAGGCGCTGTCCCGGCGTGCCTCGCTGCAGCAGCAGGTCAGCGACCTGGAGGTGCAGCACCAGACCCTGCAGGGCGAGGAGGAGAAGCTGACCCTCGCCGCGCAGCGCCTGCAGGCCAAGGTGGACGCCTTCCGTACGAAGAAGGAGACCATCAAGGCCACGTACACGGCGGCGCAGGCGCAGACCCGGATCGCGGAGTCCTTCTCCGGCATCTCCGAGGAGATGAGCGACGTCGGCCTGGCCATCCAGCGGGCCGAGGACAAGACCGCCCAGCTGCAGGCCCGCGCCGGCGCGATCGACGAGCTGCTGGCCTCCGGCGCCCTCGACGACCAGAGCGGCCTCGGCTCCAAGGACGACATCCAGGCCGAGCTGGACCGCCTCTCCGGCGGTACGGACGTGGAGCTGGAGCTCCAGCGGATGAAGGCCGAGCTGGCGGGAGGCCCGTCGGCGCAGCAGCAGGCCATCGAGGGCGGTGCCCAGGGCAGCGCCCAGCAGCCGCAGACCCAGCACCGGTTCGACAAGCAGTAG
- a CDS encoding adenosylcobinamide-GDP ribazoletransferase: MKDSFDDHPPASPLTPPAERASLRDGLRFAFGTLTVLPARITRWDRPAARTGMACAPLAGLVVGLLAAVPGVLLLILGGGPLLAAAVTVAVPAALTRGLHLDGLADTADGLGSAKPAEAALRIMKQSDIGPFGVVALLLVLLVQVGALADLYAESWVHGALATVIAAVTARLAMTVASRDGVPPARLEGLGAAVAGVLPKGSAAGVAALVAVLAGAAALPVGPGAAVQCAAAVLIALAAAEHLLRRCVSRFDGVTGDVFGALSEIAATTALVILALG, translated from the coding sequence ATGAAAGATTCGTTCGACGACCACCCCCCGGCCTCGCCCCTGACGCCGCCCGCGGAGCGCGCCTCGCTGCGCGACGGCCTGCGCTTCGCGTTCGGCACGCTCACCGTGCTGCCCGCCCGCATCACCCGCTGGGACCGGCCCGCGGCCCGTACCGGCATGGCCTGCGCACCGCTCGCCGGGCTCGTCGTGGGCCTGCTCGCGGCCGTGCCGGGGGTGTTGCTGCTGATCCTGGGCGGCGGCCCGCTGCTCGCCGCGGCCGTCACCGTCGCCGTACCGGCCGCCCTGACCCGGGGGCTGCACCTCGACGGTCTCGCCGACACCGCCGACGGGCTGGGCAGCGCCAAGCCGGCCGAGGCGGCGCTGCGCATCATGAAGCAGTCCGACATCGGCCCCTTCGGGGTGGTGGCGCTGCTGCTCGTGCTGCTCGTCCAGGTCGGGGCGCTGGCGGACCTCTACGCCGAGAGCTGGGTCCACGGGGCCCTGGCGACGGTCATCGCGGCCGTCACCGCCCGGCTGGCCATGACGGTGGCCTCCCGTGACGGCGTACCGCCGGCCCGCCTCGAGGGGTTGGGGGCGGCCGTCGCAGGGGTGCTCCCCAAGGGCTCGGCCGCCGGGGTCGCCGCACTGGTGGCCGTCCTGGCCGGGGCCGCCGCCCTGCCGGTGGGCCCGGGGGCCGCCGTGCAGTGCGCGGCCGCGGTCCTGATCGCCCTGGCGGCGGCGGAGCACCTGCTCCGCCGCTGCGTGAGCCGCTTCGACGGGGTCACCGGCGACGTCTTCGGCGCCCTCTCCGAGATCGCGGCGACCACGGCACTCGTCATCCTGGCCCTGGGCTGA
- a CDS encoding class I SAM-dependent methyltransferase: MGGLRNAVRQELVGRQVDEQIAHRFPVGQRLRVLDVGMGQGTQALRLARAGHKVTGLEQDPAMLAVAQEALAAEPAGIQDRVRLMEGDGRETGAHFLPGSFDVVLCHGVLMYVPEPDAMLAGLARMLAPGGLLSLLVRNGDALAMRPGLDADWQAALAAFDTIDYTNRLGLDVRADRLAGLTATLSGIGAPLQAWYGVRVFTDGTEAGEKLPPDEELERLLAAEDRAGRTDPYRGVAALLHLCGVRG, encoded by the coding sequence TTGGGCGGACTGCGCAACGCCGTCCGCCAGGAACTCGTGGGCCGGCAGGTCGACGAACAGATCGCGCACCGTTTCCCGGTCGGGCAGCGGCTGCGCGTCCTGGACGTCGGCATGGGCCAGGGCACCCAGGCGCTGCGTCTCGCCCGCGCCGGGCACAAGGTGACCGGACTGGAGCAGGACCCCGCGATGCTCGCCGTCGCCCAGGAGGCGCTGGCGGCCGAGCCCGCCGGGATCCAGGACCGGGTCCGGCTCATGGAGGGCGACGGCCGCGAGACCGGCGCGCACTTCCTGCCGGGCAGCTTCGACGTGGTGCTGTGCCACGGCGTTCTGATGTACGTGCCCGAGCCGGACGCGATGCTCGCCGGGCTGGCCCGGATGCTGGCGCCCGGCGGACTGCTGTCCCTGCTGGTGCGCAACGGCGACGCCCTCGCGATGCGGCCCGGACTGGACGCCGACTGGCAGGCCGCCCTGGCCGCCTTCGACACCATCGACTACACGAACCGGCTGGGCCTGGACGTACGGGCCGACCGGCTGGCCGGGCTCACGGCCACGCTGTCCGGGATCGGCGCACCGCTGCAGGCCTGGTACGGGGTACGCGTCTTCACCGACGGGACCGAGGCCGGCGAGAAACTTCCCCCGGACGAGGAGTTGGAGCGGCTGCTGGCCGCCGAGGACCGCGCCGGGCGGACCGACCCCTACCGCGGGGTCGCGGCGCTGCTGCACCTGTGCGGCGTACGGGGCTGA
- a CDS encoding efflux RND transporter permease subunit: MSWLSRFSLAQRALIGLVSITALLFGAIAIPQLKQQLLPSIELPMVSVLAPYQGASPDVVEKQVIEPIEATLKGVDGITGITSTASEGNALIMAKFDYGDSGTKQLVADVQQAVNRARVRLPAEVDPQVVAGSTDDIPTVVLAVTSDKDQQALADQLSRSVVPVLEDIEGVGQVSVDGVQDLRIAVTPDNAKLAAAGLDGAALAQGLQAGGATVPAGSFDEAGKNRTVRVGGGYTSLAQLEDLRLNAGPGKPAVRLADVATVKQEPAKAVSITRTNGKPSLALVLTMDKDGSAVAISDAVQDKLPELRTALGAGAELTVVSDQGPPVAKSISSLTTEGLLGLLFAVIVILVFLASLRSTLVTAVSIPLSVVLALIVLWTRDLSLNMLTLGALTIAIGRVVDDSIVVLENIKRHLGYGEERESAIIAAVKEVAGAVTSSTLTTVAVFLPIAFVGGMVGEFFGPFSLTVAAALLASLIVSLTVVPVLSYWFLRAPKGIDPANAESVAKARREAEEKEAKSRLQRFYVRTLGLVTRRRIATLAVAVVVLIATFGMAPLLKTNFFDQGEQSVLTVKQQLPPGTSLAASDAASRRVEKALTEVKGVKDYQVTVGSSGFLAAFGGGTGSNQASYQVTLEDSGDSDGVKKRIEDALGKLDGIGDTSISAGGGFGSQNLSVVVKAGDGAVLAQAAEQVRAEVATLDDVTDVQSDLSQSVPRISVTATPKAAEAGLNQAALGAIVAQAVRGNPVGKAVLDNTERDIVITSAHPATTLAELQALPVGPVKLGDVAEVKEVPGPVSMTRIDGARAATVTAKPVGDNTGAIGAALQTKISALDLPEGATATIGGVSEDQGEAFASLGLAMLAAIAIVFMLLVATFRSLVQPLILLVSIPFAATGALGLLLVTGTPLGVPAMIGMLMLIGIVVTNAIVLIDLVNQYRAQGLGVVEAVIEGGRHRLRPILMTALATIFALLPMALGVTGEGGFISQPLAVVVIGGLVSSTLLTLLLVPTLYTMIELRKERRRAKHEAKRTARLTVVPTPDESSDEESPVTV; the protein is encoded by the coding sequence ATGTCCTGGCTGTCCCGCTTCAGCCTGGCCCAAAGAGCGCTGATCGGCCTCGTGTCGATCACCGCACTGCTCTTCGGCGCCATAGCCATCCCGCAGCTCAAGCAGCAGCTGCTGCCGTCCATCGAACTGCCGATGGTGTCCGTGCTCGCGCCGTACCAGGGCGCCTCGCCCGACGTGGTGGAGAAGCAGGTCATCGAGCCGATCGAGGCCACCCTCAAGGGCGTCGACGGCATCACCGGCATCACCTCCACCGCCAGCGAGGGCAACGCCCTCATCATGGCCAAGTTCGACTACGGCGACAGCGGCACCAAGCAGCTCGTCGCCGACGTCCAGCAGGCCGTGAACCGGGCCCGCGTACGGCTGCCCGCCGAGGTGGACCCGCAGGTCGTGGCCGGCTCGACCGACGACATCCCGACCGTCGTCCTCGCCGTCACCTCGGACAAGGACCAGCAGGCACTCGCCGACCAGCTGAGCCGCTCCGTCGTCCCCGTCCTCGAGGACATCGAGGGCGTCGGCCAGGTCAGCGTCGACGGGGTCCAGGACCTCCGGATCGCCGTCACCCCCGACAACGCCAAGCTCGCGGCGGCCGGCCTCGACGGCGCCGCCCTCGCGCAGGGCCTCCAGGCGGGCGGCGCGACCGTCCCCGCCGGCTCCTTCGACGAGGCGGGCAAGAACCGCACCGTCCGCGTCGGCGGCGGCTACACCTCCCTCGCCCAGCTCGAGGACCTGCGCCTGAACGCCGGCCCCGGCAAGCCGGCCGTGCGCCTGGCCGACGTCGCCACCGTCAAGCAGGAGCCCGCCAAGGCCGTCTCGATCACCCGCACCAACGGCAAGCCCAGCCTCGCCCTCGTCCTCACCATGGACAAGGACGGCAGCGCCGTCGCGATCTCCGACGCCGTCCAGGACAAGCTGCCCGAGCTGCGCACCGCGCTCGGCGCCGGCGCCGAGCTGACCGTCGTCAGCGACCAGGGCCCGCCCGTCGCCAAGTCCATCTCCAGCCTCACCACCGAGGGCCTGCTCGGCCTGCTCTTCGCGGTGATCGTGATCCTGGTCTTCCTGGCCTCGCTGCGCTCGACGCTGGTCACCGCGGTCTCCATCCCGCTGTCCGTGGTCCTCGCGCTGATCGTGCTGTGGACCCGCGACCTGTCGCTCAACATGCTGACCCTGGGCGCGCTCACCATCGCCATCGGCCGCGTCGTCGACGACTCGATCGTGGTCCTGGAGAACATCAAGCGCCACCTCGGCTACGGCGAAGAGCGCGAGTCCGCCATCATCGCCGCGGTCAAGGAGGTCGCCGGCGCGGTCACCTCCTCGACCCTCACCACCGTCGCCGTCTTCCTGCCGATCGCCTTCGTCGGCGGCATGGTCGGCGAGTTCTTCGGCCCGTTCTCCCTCACCGTCGCCGCGGCCCTGCTGGCCTCGCTGATCGTCTCCCTGACGGTCGTGCCGGTGCTGTCGTACTGGTTCCTGCGCGCGCCGAAGGGCATCGACCCGGCGAACGCCGAGAGCGTGGCGAAGGCGCGGCGCGAAGCCGAGGAGAAGGAGGCGAAGAGCCGCCTCCAGCGGTTCTACGTACGGACCCTGGGCCTGGTCACCCGCCGCCGGATCGCCACCCTGGCCGTCGCGGTCGTGGTGCTCATCGCCACCTTCGGGATGGCCCCGCTGCTGAAGACCAACTTCTTCGACCAGGGCGAGCAGAGCGTCCTGACGGTCAAGCAGCAGCTGCCCCCGGGCACCTCGCTGGCCGCCTCCGACGCGGCGAGCCGGCGGGTCGAGAAGGCCCTGACCGAGGTCAAGGGCGTCAAGGACTACCAGGTCACCGTCGGCTCCTCCGGCTTCCTGGCCGCCTTCGGCGGCGGTACGGGCTCCAACCAGGCCTCGTACCAGGTCACCCTGGAGGACTCCGGCGACTCCGATGGCGTCAAGAAGCGCATCGAGGACGCCCTCGGCAAGCTCGACGGCATCGGCGACACCAGCATCTCGGCGGGCGGCGGCTTCGGCAGCCAGAACCTCAGCGTGGTCGTCAAGGCGGGCGACGGGGCCGTCCTCGCCCAGGCCGCCGAGCAGGTCCGGGCCGAGGTGGCCACGCTCGACGACGTCACCGACGTACAGAGCGACCTGTCCCAGTCCGTGCCCCGGATCTCGGTGACCGCCACCCCGAAGGCCGCCGAGGCGGGCCTGAACCAGGCCGCGCTCGGCGCGATCGTGGCCCAGGCCGTGCGGGGCAACCCGGTGGGCAAGGCCGTACTGGACAACACCGAGCGGGACATCGTCATCACGTCCGCACACCCGGCCACCACCCTGGCCGAACTGCAGGCGCTGCCCGTCGGCCCGGTCAAGCTCGGCGACGTCGCCGAGGTCAAGGAGGTCCCCGGCCCGGTCTCGATGACCCGGATCGACGGCGCCCGCGCCGCCACCGTCACCGCGAAGCCGGTGGGCGACAACACCGGCGCGATCGGCGCCGCGCTCCAGACGAAGATCAGCGCACTGGACCTGCCCGAGGGGGCCACGGCCACCATCGGCGGCGTCTCCGAGGACCAGGGCGAGGCCTTCGCCTCCCTGGGCCTGGCCATGCTCGCGGCCATCGCGATCGTGTTCATGCTGCTCGTGGCCACGTTCCGCTCGCTGGTCCAGCCGCTGATCCTGCTGGTGTCGATCCCGTTCGCGGCGACCGGCGCGCTCGGCCTGCTGCTCGTCACCGGCACCCCGCTGGGCGTCCCGGCGATGATCGGCATGCTGATGCTCATCGGCATCGTCGTGACCAACGCGATCGTCCTGATCGACCTGGTCAACCAGTACCGCGCCCAGGGCCTCGGAGTCGTCGAAGCCGTCATCGAGGGCGGCCGGCACCGCCTGCGCCCCATCCTGATGACGGCCCTCGCGACGATCTTCGCGCTGCTCCCGATGGCGCTCGGCGTCACCGGCGAGGGCGGGTTCATCTCGCAGCCGCTCGCGGTGGTGGTGATCGGCGGCCTGGTCAGCTCGACGCTGCTGACGCTGCTCCTGGTGCCGACGCTGTACACGATGATCGAGCTCCGCAAGGAGCGCCGCCGCGCGAAGCACGAGGCCAAGCGCACGGCCCGCCTGACGGTGGTCCCGACGCCGGACGAGTCCTCGGACGAGGAATCCCCGGTCACGGTCTGA
- the pspAA gene encoding PspA-associated protein PspAA yields MIVRIMGEGQVRVADSHFTELNKLDDDLLGEMESGDEEGFRRTLGALLEAVRRLGEPLPDDALEPSELILPEQDASLDEVREMLSDDGLIPG; encoded by the coding sequence ATGATTGTCCGCATCATGGGGGAAGGTCAGGTGCGGGTGGCCGACAGCCACTTCACCGAGCTCAACAAGCTGGACGACGACCTGCTCGGGGAGATGGAGAGCGGCGACGAGGAGGGCTTCCGGCGCACGCTGGGCGCGCTGCTCGAGGCCGTACGGCGGCTCGGCGAGCCGCTGCCGGACGATGCACTGGAGCCGTCCGAGCTGATCCTGCCCGAGCAGGACGCCTCGCTCGACGAGGTCAGGGAGATGCTCAGCGACGACGGCCTGATCCCGGGCTGA
- the nadA gene encoding quinolinate synthase NadA, giving the protein MRVVTTAQPLDVQPTPLALLLLGREADPKSERGVECPGDLPSPSDPDLVARARAAKEKLGDKVFILGHHYQRDEVIEFADVTGDSFKLAKDAAAKPEAEYIVFCGVHFMAESADILTSDDQKVVLPDLAAGCSMADMATAEQVAECWDVLTEAGVAGATVPVSYMNSSADIKAFTGKHGGTICTSSNAKKALEWAFEQGEKVLFLPDQHLGRNTAVRDMGMSLDDCVLYNPHKPNGGLTAEQLRGAKMILWRGHCSVHGRFSVDSVNDVRARIPGVNVLVHPECKHEVVAAADYVGSTEYIIKALEAAPAGSKWAIGTELNLVQRLANRFAAEDKEVVFLDKTVCFCSTMNRIDLPHLVWTLESLAEGTLVNRIQVDKETESFAKLALERMLALP; this is encoded by the coding sequence GTGCGTGTCGTGACCACCGCCCAGCCTTTGGACGTCCAGCCGACGCCCCTTGCCCTGCTGCTGCTCGGCCGTGAGGCCGACCCCAAGAGCGAGCGCGGGGTGGAGTGCCCGGGCGACCTGCCCTCGCCGTCGGACCCGGACCTGGTCGCGCGCGCCCGCGCGGCCAAGGAGAAGCTCGGGGACAAGGTCTTCATCCTCGGCCACCACTACCAGCGTGACGAGGTGATCGAGTTCGCCGACGTCACCGGCGACTCCTTCAAGCTGGCCAAGGACGCGGCCGCCAAGCCGGAGGCCGAGTACATCGTCTTCTGCGGCGTCCACTTCATGGCGGAGTCCGCGGACATCCTGACCTCGGACGACCAGAAGGTCGTCCTGCCCGACCTCGCGGCCGGCTGCTCGATGGCCGACATGGCCACCGCCGAGCAGGTCGCCGAGTGCTGGGACGTGCTCACCGAGGCGGGCGTGGCCGGCGCGACGGTGCCCGTCTCGTACATGAACTCCTCGGCCGACATCAAGGCGTTCACCGGCAAGCACGGCGGCACGATCTGTACGTCGTCCAATGCGAAGAAGGCCCTCGAGTGGGCCTTCGAGCAGGGCGAGAAGGTGCTCTTCCTGCCGGACCAGCACCTGGGCCGCAACACCGCCGTCCGCGACATGGGCATGTCCCTGGACGACTGCGTGCTCTACAACCCCCACAAGCCGAACGGCGGCCTGACCGCCGAACAGCTGCGGGGCGCCAAGATGATCCTGTGGCGCGGCCACTGCTCGGTGCACGGCCGGTTCTCGGTCGACTCGGTCAACGACGTGCGCGCCCGCATCCCCGGCGTGAACGTCCTCGTCCACCCCGAGTGCAAGCACGAGGTCGTGGCGGCCGCGGACTACGTCGGCTCGACGGAGTACATCATCAAGGCGCTGGAGGCGGCCCCGGCCGGCTCCAAGTGGGCCATCGGCACCGAGCTGAACCTCGTCCAGCGCCTGGCGAATCGATTCGCCGCGGAGGACAAGGAGGTCGTCTTCCTCGACAAGACGGTCTGCTTCTGCTCGACGATGAACCGCATCGACCTCCCGCACCTGGTGTGGACCCTGGAGTCCCTGGCCGAGGGCACCCTCGTGAACCGGATCCAGGTCGACAAGGAGACGGAGAGCTTCGCGAAGCTCGCCCTGGAGCGCATGCTCGCGCTGCCGTAG